The Listeria monocytogenes genome window below encodes:
- a CDS encoding STAS domain-containing protein codes for MSIMNSLLQQKETVVQGWLTYYVSVDDPYIFTLKNDHRLMDETGFVLEHLFIGMTEDLGKMNTFAHELGKAQFITSLGISRILFHIRLLEEFLLDYASENNIEPTNYRELYLFSIKLHQVFSSFTQHLIEGYNHGHEQLMLQKENQIIKESTKLIWIAEKVFLLPLIGKITDDRAKQITETALYEACEQPVNYLIIDLSGAQLESPHIGVYIDHFFSSLKLVGVTLIVTGMQPQTAKAMVQANLAEQHGIKTFATLRQATKTLMKEKEARNARK; via the coding sequence ATGAGCATAATGAATAGCTTATTACAACAGAAAGAAACAGTCGTGCAAGGTTGGCTAACATATTATGTATCCGTCGACGATCCCTATATTTTCACTTTAAAAAATGATCATCGTCTTATGGATGAAACGGGCTTTGTGTTAGAACATTTATTTATCGGCATGACGGAAGACTTAGGCAAAATGAATACTTTCGCTCACGAATTAGGAAAAGCACAATTTATCACTTCACTTGGAATTTCTCGCATTTTATTTCACATTCGCTTATTGGAAGAGTTTTTACTCGATTATGCATCAGAAAACAATATAGAACCTACTAATTACCGTGAATTATATTTATTTAGCATTAAACTTCATCAAGTATTTAGTAGCTTTACACAACACTTAATCGAGGGTTATAATCATGGGCATGAACAATTGATGCTCCAAAAAGAAAATCAAATCATTAAAGAATCCACCAAATTAATTTGGATCGCTGAAAAAGTTTTTCTTTTACCATTGATTGGTAAAATTACGGATGACCGAGCAAAACAAATTACTGAAACAGCACTTTATGAAGCTTGCGAGCAACCGGTGAACTATTTAATCATTGATTTATCAGGTGCACAATTAGAATCTCCTCATATTGGCGTTTATATTGACCATTTTTTCTCCTCACTTAAATTAGTAGGCGTTACGCTGATTGTTACAGGTATGCAACCCCAAACTGCCAAAGCGATGGTTCAAGCTAATCTAGCGGAACAACACGGTATTAAAACATTTGCGACCTTACGCCAAGC
- the pyrR gene encoding bifunctional pyr operon transcriptional regulator/uracil phosphoribosyltransferase PyrR — MQKQVVVMDEAAIKRALTRVSYEIIERNKGTKNLALVGIKTRGIYLAERLHKRILEIEGIDVPVGDIDITLYRDDLSFKDDKTREPAVHGTNIPFDINGKKVVLVDDVLYTGRTVRAAMDALMDVGRPAQIHLAVLADRGHRELPIRADYVGKNIPTSGNERVEVRLTDVDHAEDAVIINKNE; from the coding sequence ATGCAAAAACAAGTAGTTGTCATGGACGAGGCGGCAATCAAACGTGCACTCACTCGAGTAAGTTATGAAATCATCGAGCGAAACAAAGGCACGAAGAATTTAGCGCTTGTCGGTATTAAGACGCGTGGTATCTATCTTGCTGAGCGTTTGCATAAGCGGATACTTGAAATTGAAGGTATTGATGTGCCAGTTGGGGATATTGATATTACACTTTACCGAGATGATTTATCTTTCAAAGATGATAAAACTCGCGAACCCGCTGTACATGGGACGAACATTCCGTTTGATATTAATGGAAAAAAAGTCGTTCTTGTAGATGATGTGCTTTATACAGGTCGAACTGTGCGTGCCGCAATGGACGCTTTAATGGATGTAGGTAGACCAGCGCAAATTCACCTTGCAGTGCTTGCTGATCGGGGCCATAGAGAGCTACCAATTAGAGCAGACTACGTAGGGAAAAATATTCCAACATCTGGAAACGAACGAGTAGAAGTGCGCTTAACCGATGTGGATCATGCAGAAGATGCCGTTATTATTAACAAAAATGAATAA